A segment of the Leclercia adecarboxylata genome:
ATCGCCCTCGGTGGCGCTATCGGCACCGGGCTGTTCCTCGGCATCGGTCCCGCGATCCAGATGGCTGGTCCCGCCGTGCTGCTGGGGTATGCCATCGCGGGTATTATCGCTTTTCTGATCATGCGCCAGCTTGGCGAGATGGTGGTGGAAGAGCCGGTATCAGGCTCCTTCGCGCATTTTGCCTATAAATACTGGGGCCCGTTTGCCGGCTTCCTCTCCGGCTGGAACTACTGGGTAATGTTCGTGCTGGTGGGCATGGCGGAGCTGACCGCCGCGGGCATCTACATGCAGTACTGGCTGCCGGACGTGCCAACCTGGATCTGGGCAGCGGTGTTCTTCATCATCATTAACGCCGTAAACCTGGTGAACGTGCGCCTGTACGGTGAAACCGAGTTCTGGTTCGCCTTAATCAAGGTGCTGGCGATCATCGGCATGATCGGCTTTGGCCTGTGGCTGCTGTTCTCCGGACACGGCGGCGAGCGGGCAACCATCGACAACCTCTGGCAGCACGGCGGTTTCCTCGCCACCGGCTGGAAAGGGTTGGTGCTGTCGCTGGCGGTGATCATGTTCTCCTTTGGTGGGCTGGAGCTGATCGGCATTACCGCCGCCGAAGCGCAGGATCCGCATAAAAGCATTCCGAAAGCGGTCAACCAGGTGGTGTACCGTATTCTGCTGTTCTATATCGGTTCGCTGGTGGTGTTGCTGGCCCTCTATCCGTGGGTGGAAGTGAAATCCGACAGCAGCCCGTTTGTGATGATTTTCCACGATCTGAACAGCAACGTGGTGGCTTCGGCGCTGAACTTTGTGATTCTGGTGGCCTCGCTGTCGGTTTATAACAGCGGCGTCTACTCCAACAGCCGGATGCTGTTTGGCCTCTCCGTGCAGGGTAACGCGCCGAAATTTTTAACCCGCGTCAGCCGTCGCGGCGTGCCGGTCAATTCGCTGCTGCTCTCCGGGGCCATCACCTCGCTGGTGGTGCTGGTCAACTATCTGCTGCCGCACGAAGCCTTTGGCCTGCTGATGGCGCTGGTGGTCGCGACCCTGCTGCTGAACTGGATCATGATCTGCCTGGCGCACCTGCGGTTCCGCGCGGCGATGCGTCGCAAGGGGCGCGAGACGCAGTTCAAGGCGCTGCTTTATCCGGCGGGTAACTACATCTGTATCGCCTTCCTGGCGATGATCCTGGTGCTGATGTGCACTATGGACGGCATGCGCACCTCGGCCATCCTGCTCCCGGTGTGGGTTGTGTTCCTGTTTGTGGCGTTTAAACTCTCCCGCAAGAAGTAGTGCGGCTTTCGCCCGGTAAGCGCAACGCCACCGGGCCTGGAAAACTGCAATGCCCGGCGGCGCTTCGCTTGCACGGGCCTACAAAACCCGTAGGCCGGGTAAGCGCAGCGCCATCCGGCACCTCTCCGCACCCATCCTCACCTTTATCGTGACCCCCCTCCCACTTCTTAATCGATCAACGGGATCTTTATTTTGTAATCGATTACTTTTCATTTGATACGATTTGTAATCGATTACTTTTTAAGGGTGGGGCGGATCATGGTGTCAACAACTGAAAGTAGTGGAAAGGTGATAGGGCAGCACCGAATGCTGGTGCCGCGCCTGTCGCTGATGATGTTCCTGCAATTCTTTATCTGGGGTAGCTGGTCGGTGACTCTCGGTCTGGTGATGACTCAGCACAACATGTCATTGCTGATCGGGGATGCCTTCTCCGCCGGGCCGATTGCCTCCATTTTGTCGCCGTTCGTCCTCGGCATGCTGGTGGACCGCTTCTTCGCCTCGCAAAAGGTGATGGCGGTGATGCACCTGGCCGGGGCGGCGATCCTGTGGTTCGTCCCTGGCGCGTTAATTGCGGAAAACGGTGCGCTGCTGATCGGCCTGCTGTTTGGCTACACGCTCTGCTACATGCCGACCCTGGCGCTGACCAACAACATCGCCTTCCACAGCCTGGCGAACGTCGATAAAACCTTCCCGGTGGTACGCGTGTTTGGCACCATCGGCTGGATTGTGGCCGGGATTTTCATCGGCGTCACCGGCGTGGCCTCCAGCGTCACCATCTTCCAGGTGGCAGCGGCCAGCTCCGTCCTGCTGGCGCTCTATAGCCTGACCCTGCCGCACACGCCGGCTCCGGCCAAAGGGATGCCGGTGAAGATGCGCGATCTCTTCTGCGCCGACGCCTTTGCGCTGCTGAAAACCCGTCACTTCTTTATCTTCTGCCTGTGCGCGATGCTGATCTCCGTCCCGCTGGGCACCTATTACGCCTACACCGCCTCCTATCTGGCGGATGCCGGGATCGCGGATGTCAGCACCGCCATGTCCTTCGGCCAGATGTCCGAAATCTTCTTTATGCTGGTGATCCCGCTGCTGTTCCGCCGTCTGGGCGTGAAGTACATGCTGCTGATCGGCATGCTGGCGTGGTTCGTCCGTTACGCGATGTTTGCCCTGGGCGTGAGCGAAGAAGGGCGCTTCCTGCTGTACCTCGGCATCCTGCTGCACGGCGTCTGCTATGACTTCTTCTTCGTGGTGGGCTTTATCTACACCGACCGCGTGGCGGGCGAAAAGGTAAAAGGCCAGGCGCAGAGCATGATCGTGATGTTCACTTACGGTATCGGCATGCTGTTGGGCTCACAAATTTCCGGCGCGCTGTACAACCGTCTGGTAGCCGGGCAACCCGTGCCTGAGGCGTGGGTGACATTCTGGTGGATCCCGGCAGTCGCTGCTGCTGTGATTGCACTCGTTTTCCTTGTCTCGTTCAAATATGAAGATGACAAGGCGTAATTTCTGGAGGTGGTATGAGGACGATTAAAGGCCCGGGAATTTTTCTGTCGCAGTTTATCGGCGGGCAACCACCGTTTAACACCCTCGACGGGCTGGCAGGCTGGGCAGCGGAAAAGGGCTATAAAGCGGTGCAAATTCCCTGCAACCATAAAGCGATTTTTGACGTAGAGCTGGCGGCAGAGAGCCAGACCTACTGCGATGAGATAAGCGGCAAACTGGCGCAGCACGGGCTGGTCATCAGCGAACTCTCCACCCATCTGGAAGGGCAGCTGATTGCCGTAAACCCGGCGTACGACGAGGCGTTTGATAACTTCGCCCCACAGGCGGTGCGCGGTAATGCCGCCGCCCGCCAGGCGTGGGCCACCGATATCGTCAAAAAGGCGGCAGCGGCTTCGGCCCGGCTCGGGTTAACCGCCCACGCCACCTTCTCGGGCTCGCTGGCCTGGCCGTTTATGTACCCCTGGCCGCCGCATAACGAGGCGCGTTTCCAGGAGGCGTTCAGCGAGCTGGCCCGCCGCTGGCGGCCGATACTGGATGCCTTCGACGAGCAGGGGGTGAACCTCTGCTATGAGATCCATCCCGGGGAAGATCTGCACGATGGCGTCACCTTCGAGCGTTTTCTGGCGCTTCTGGACAACCATCCGCGCTGCAACATCCTTTACGATCCCAGCCACCTGCTGTTGCAGCAGATGGATTACCTGGCCTTTATCGACCACTACCACACCCGCATTAAGGCGTTTCACGTCAAGGATGCCGAGTACCGCCCGAACGGGCGCAGCGGCGTCTATGGCGGGTATCAGAGCTGGATCAACCGCGCCGGACGCTTCCGCTCCCCGGGCGACGGGCAGATCGACTTTAAGGGCATTTTCAGCAAGCTGACCCAGTACGACTACGACGGCTGGGCGGTGCTGGAGTGGGAATGTTGCCTGAAGGACGGTGACACCGGGGCGCGGGAAGGGCGCGAGTTTATCTCCCGCCACATTATTCCGGTTTCCGATCGGGCGTTTGACGATTTCGCCGCAGGAGAACTTCATGATTAACGTCGGCATTATCGGCAGCGGCTTTATCGGCCCGGCGCACATTGAAGCCCTGCGCCGCCTCGGCTTCGTACAGGTCGTCGCCCTGTGCGACGGCTCGCTGGAACAGGCGCAAGAGAAGGCCCGGGCGCTGAACATTCCTCATGCCTGTGGCAGCGTGGACGAACTGCTGGCGCACCCGGATCTGCACGTGGTGCACAACTGCACGCCAAACCATCTCCATGCGGAGATCAACCGCCAGATCCTGCGGGCCGGAAAGCATGTCTTTTCCGAAAAACCGCTGTGCATGACCCCGGACGAGGCGCGGGAACTGGTGGCCCTGGCGGAGCAGGCGGGTGTGGTGCACGGCGTGAGCTTTGTTTATCGCCAGTTTGCGATGGTGCGCCAGGCGGCGAGCATGGTCGGGGCGGGCTCGCTCGGACGGCTGTTTGCCGCTCACGGCAGCTATCTGCAGGACTGGATGCTGCTGGAAACCGACTATAACTGGCGGGTCGACGCGGCGCTCGGCGGGGCATCGCGCGCGGTGGCGGACATCGGTTCCCACTGGTGCGATACCATTCAGTTTCTGACCGGACGGCGCATCACCGAGGTGATGGCCGACCTGTCGATCGTCTGGCCGACCCGCAAGGCCAACGTGGCCGGGAACCAGACCTTCAGCCAGGCGGGCGATGCGGTGTATGAAGACAAGCCCGTCACCACTGAAGATTTCGGCTCGGTGCTGTTCCGCTTCGACGACGGCAGCAAAGGCAGCTTTACCGTCTCGCAGGTGAGCGCAGGACGAAAAAACCGCCTCAGCCTCGAGGTCAACGGCAGCGAGGGTGCCGTGGCTTGGGATCAGGAGGTGCCCCAGCAGCTGTGGGTGGGCCATCGCGCCCGGGCCAATCAGACGCTGACGGACGATCCAGGCCTGATGAACCGCGACGTGGCCGACAGCGCCCACTTCCCGGGCGGCCATATCGAAGGCTGGCCGGACGCCTTTAAGAACATGATGGCGCAGTTTTATCGTGCAGTGCAGGCGGGCAGGATGCCGGATAAGCCCGTGTTTGCCACCTTCCATGACGGGGCAAACGTGATGTATATCATTGATGCAATAGTAAAAAGCCATCAGCAGCAGCGCTGGATCAGCGTCGCGCAGTAATTCCTTGCCCGGTGCGCCGGGCAACCCATTTATGGTAGCCTGCTGCTAACGCTAACTGCAGGATCACTCGTCGCTATGTCAATTCAGAAAATCGCCCAACTGGCGGGCGTCTCGGTGGCGACGGTATCGCGCGTGCTGAATAACAGCGATACCGTCAAAGCCAAAAACCGCGATCGCGTCTTGCAGGCGATTAAAGAGGCTAACTACCAGCCCAATCTTCTGGCTCGTCAGCTGCGCACCTCGCGCAGCTATATGATCCTGGTGATGGTCTCCAATATTGCCAACCCGTTCTGCGCCGAGGTGGTGAAGGGCATTGAGGCGCAGGCGGAGAAAAATGGCTACCGTATTCTGCTCTGTAACTCCGGTTCCGATATTGAACGCTCCCGCTCGGGACTGAGCCTGCTGTCCGGCAAAATGGTCGACGGCATTATCACCATGGACGCCTTTACCCGCCTCACCGAGCTGGCGGCGCTGATTGGCGATGCCCCCTGGGTGCAGTGCGCCGAATACGCCGATGCGGGGGCGGTCTCCTGCGTCGGGATTAACGATGTCGATGCCTCCCAGCATGTGGTCAGCCGCCTGGCCGACGGCGGACGTCAGCGCATCGCTTTGATCAACCACGACCTGAGCTACAAATATGCCCGCCTGCGCGAGCGCGGGTACAAGAGCGTGCTGCATCTGCGCGATCTGTCGTATCAGGCCATTGAGTATGCGAGCGATCTCAGCGCCGCAGCCGGAATGGCGGCAATGACCAAACTGCTGGCGGCAGAACCGCGCCCGGACGCGGTGTTTGCGGTCTCCGATACCCTGGCCGCGGGCGCGTTACGTGCCATCGAAAAGGCAGGGCTGCGCGTGCCGCAGGATATTGCCGTGGTGGGCTTCGACGGCACGGAGCTGTCGGAGATGGTCTCGCTGACCACCATCGAACAGCCGTCGCGGGATATCGGGCGCAAGGCGGTCGATCTGCTGCTGAACAGAATCGACAACCCCGACGCCGCGACCGAGCGGGTGATGATGAACTGGCGCTTTATTTCCCGCGCCAGTACCTGAGCTATTTTGCCAGCGCGCCGGCCAGGGAGCGAATATCGTTCCCGGTCGGCGTCTGGTGTATGCGCAGGCCAAATTCATCAATCACCGCGAAAATATGATCGAAAATATCGGCCTGAATCGCCTCATATTCCGCCCAGATCACGGTGTTGGTAAAGGCGTATATTTCAATCGGCAGCCCGTTGGCGTCCGGCGCTAATTGCCGCACCATTAAGGTCATATCCTGGCGAATACGCGGGTGGTTGCGCAGATATTCATTCAGGTAAGCGCGGAAAGTGCCAATATTGGTCATCCTGCGCAGGTTCAGCACCGACTCGCCTTCGCCATTCTCCTGATTCCACAGCGTAATCTCCTCGTGGCGTGTCGCCATATAGGGCTTTAGCAGCTTCGCCTGAATCAGCTGCTGCTGCTCCTGCTCGTCGAGAAAATGGATGCTGGTGGTATCAATATTCAGGCTGCGCTTAATCCGCCGTCCGCCGGAGGCCGACATGCCGCTCCAGTTGATAAAGGCGTCTGAGACCAGCGCCCAGGTCGGAATGGTGGTGATGGTGTTATCGAAATTGCGCACCTTGACGGTGGTCAGGCCGATATCCGTCACCGTACCGTTGGCGCCGTATTTCGGCATCTCCAGCCAGTCGCCGAGCTTGAGCATATCGTTGGCGGAGAGCTGAATGCCCGCCACCAGCCCGAGAATGGGATCTTTAAAGACCAGCATCAGCACCGCGGCCATCGCGCCCAGACCGCTGATCAGAATGGCGGGGGACTGGCCGATCAGCAGGGAGATAATCAGAATGCCCACCAGAATGGCGCTCACCAGCTTGATGCCCTGGAAGATCCCCTTCAGCGGCAGCTGCGAGGCGGTCGCCATTTTCTGCGACAGATTGAAAATCACGTCCAGCAGCGAGAAGAACGCCAGCAGGGCGTAAACCATCACCCACAGCTTCGCGCAGGTGGTGAGTATTTCCGCCGCGTCGCTGCCTTTTTGCAGCCACAATACCGCCTGAACGTTGACGATGATCCCCTGCAGGGTAAAGGCCAGACGGTGAAATAATTTATTCTGGGTAATGATTTGCAGCCATAAATGGCTGCTGGCCCGGGCGCGTTTCTCGAACGCCCGCAGCACCACTTTGTGCAGAATAAAATGAATAATCAGGGCAGTAAGAAAAATAATGCCAAAGATGATCACAAGGGAGGTGGTGTGATTAATTTCAATGCCTGTCTCTTCGACCAGGGAAATGAACTCCTGCATAACGTCTCCTGTATTAAAGCAGCCGCCATAATGGCGGCTGAGGATCTATTATGCAAATTCGCCAGGCCTATTTTACCGCCTGACAGGTCTTCACCACCGGCAGGCACAGGCGATGGCGCAGCCGCAGCGTGACCAGCGCCAGCACGATCATCATGACGGTTTCCACCACCAGGAAGACGTTAATCGCCTCTGCGTAATCCCCGCGATGGGTGTGCAGGGCGTGGAGCAAAATCGCGCCGAATATCGCCGGGCCGAGGCCGAGCGCCGCCTGTTGCAGGGTGCTGAGGATGGCGCTGGCCGCCCCGGCATCGTCAGGCTGGATATCGCGCATCCCGATACGGTAGAAGCTGTTCACAATCAGCGCCTGGCCGTAGCCCACCAGCCCGGTGGCCGGGGCGAGAGTCAGGGCGGTGTTCTCCAGTCCCCAGATGCGGAAGGTGACGATCAGCGCCAGCAGGCCGGTAATCTGGATTGCCAGCCCGGTCAGCAAAATGGTGCCGGTGCTGTAGCGAGCAATCAGGCGCGGGGCAAACCACGCCGAAACAAAATAGGTCACGCCCAGGGCAATAAAGCTGTTGCCGGACTGCCACGGCGCCATTCCCAGACCGGTCTGCATGGTCAGCGCCATGCAGAACATAAACCCGGACCAGACGCTGAAAAAGAGCAGCGCAATCAGCACGCCAAAGCGGATGCTGCCGAGCCGCATAAGCCGCGGCGGGATCAGCGGATGAGCCTCATCGCGCTCTTTTTTACGCGCATTCAGCGCCATTAAATACGCCAGCGGGATAATGGCGAGAAGCATAGCCTTCAGCGGCCAGGACCAGTGCCACTGCGGCCCCAGCGCCATCGGGAACAGCAGGCAGCAGAGGATCGCCGCCAGTAATGCGGTGCCCGTCCAGTCGATACGCGACGGCGTGTCGCGGCGGGTTTCCGGCACGTAGCGACGGCTCAGGGCCAGCACCAGCAGGCAGATCGGCACGTTGATAAAGAAAGCGTTGCGCCAGCCCAGCCCGGCGATATCCGCCGACACCAGCCAGCCGCCGCCCATCTGCCCGACGATAAAGGCAATCCCGCCGATGCCGCCAAACAGGCTGATGGCTTTCGCATGGGCAGTGCCCTTCAGAGTGACGTGCAGGGTGGCAAGAATTTGCGGCACGATCATCGCCGCCCCTGCGCCCTGAACGATGCGCGCTGCCAGCAGCTGCTCGATATTGCCCGCCATGCCGCACAGCAGCGAGGCCAGGCCAAAGCTCGCCACGCCCCACATAAACAGACGACGGCGGCCGAGGTTGTCCCCCAGCTTGCTGCCAAGGGCCAGGCAGACGGCAAAGGCCACGCCGTAAAGGGCGACAATCAGCTCCAGCCCGGTGGCGGTGGCGTGCAGCGAGTGGGTGATGGCGTCCAGCGCCACGTTGGTGATTGAGGTATCAATCAGCGGCAGCATCTGGCCGGTTAACAGCAATATCAGGCCTGCGCGACCCGGTGAAACAACTGACGTATTCATGGTGACTCCATTGCGTCAAACAGCGTAGCGTCGTAGCATCAACCATCTGATAAACGGGTACCAGTTCTTGCTTATACTGGTACTGGCACTACCATGCAGGGGGCAATATGGCGCTGATGTCTGAACCCGTCACCTCACTTCAGGATGACACCCGTAAACAGCTCGGCGCATTTTTACGCGCCCGACGCGAAAGTCTCGACCCGCAGCGCCTTGGTTTACCGCGCAGCGGTCGACGCCGTACCCCAGGCCTGCGCCGGGAAGAGGTGGCCCTGCTGGCGGACGTGGGCGTCACCTGGTACACCTGGCTGGAACAGGGCAGGGACGTCAACCCTTCAATCACGGTGATGGCGGCGGTGGCGAAGGCGCTGCAGTGCACCCCGACCGAAGCCCGCCACCTCTTCCTGCTGGCCGGCCTGCCGCCGGGTGAAGCGCCCCAGGCGGTCTGCTGCGAGGGGATCAGCGAAGGCACCCGTCGTCTTCTCGACACCCTGATGCCGAAACCCGCCAGCATCCAGAAACCGAACTTCGATATCGTGGCGTGGAATGACAGCTTTGGGCACCTGATGGGCGTCGATTTCAATGACATTCCGCCGGAAGACCGCAACTGTATTTATCTGTTCCTCACCCATCCGGCGTGGCGCGCCCGCCTCGGTAAGCGCGGCGACGTGCTGCCGATTTTCGTCTCCTATTTCCGCGCTGCAATGGCGGAGCACCGGGGTGACCCGCAGTGGGAAGCCAAACTGGCGCGCTTCTTTGCGGTGTCCGAGGAGTTTGAAGCCCTGTGGCACCAGCGTAACGACGTGCGCGGCGTGGAAAACCAGCTCAAGCTGTTTACCCATCCCGAACTCGGCGATTTTCATCTCCAGCAGATGTACTGGTACTCCGCCCCGCGCAACGGCTCCCGCCTGCTGGTCTATCTGCCGGTGGATGACGAGGGCGAGCGCGCGCTGACGTGGCTGGCGGAGCAGGCACAATGAACGTCACCCGCAAACAGGAACGCCTCCTGCGCCGCGCCCTCAACGAATGGCAACAGGAGGGGGCATTAACCGCCGACGAGCATCAGCGTCTGGCTGCCAGCTTAAAACGCGTCGCCATGGACTGGCAGCGCCTCAGCCGCTACGCCTTCTGGACGGCAATCGCCTGCGTCATCATCGCCATCGGTAGCCTGTTTGCCGACAGCGAGCTGATGGCGCGCATCATCGAGTTCTTCGCCTTCTCCTCCATCGCCCGCATCGGACTGCCTGCGCTGATGGCAGGGCTGTTTTATCTGTGGGGATTCAGCCGCCAGCGGCGGGAAACCCAGTGGCACTACAGCACCGAGGCAATTCTGTTCCTCGGCGTGTTCTTCACCGCCATTGCTCTCTGGCAGCTGGGGGAACGGCTGGATACCGGTAGCGGCCATATCGCGCCGCTGTTCCTGCTCGGCTGCGCCGTTTACGGGCTGGTGGGCTTCTTCGGGCGTTCGGGGCTGGTGTGGCTGTTCTTTTTGCTCTCGCTGGGCAACTGGTTTGGCGCGGAGACCGGCTACATGTCCGGCTGGGGCGCCTACTGGCTGGGGATGAGCTATCCGGTCAGGTTTATCTTCTTCGGCGGCGCGCTGCTGGCGCTGTGCTGGTGGCTGCGCGGGATGCTGCGTAAACGCCATCTGTATACCACCAGTAAAGCGATGGGGCTGACCTATCTGTTTGTTGCCCTGTGGATCATGTCGATTTTTGGCAATTACGATATCGATAACGGGTACGGCACCACCCGGGCGGCGCTGCTGCCGTGGGCGCTGCTGTTCGCGGTGGCGGCCGGAATTTGTATTTATATCAGCCTGAAAACCGACGACGGCATGCTGCGCGGATTTGGCCTGACGTTTCTGGCGATCAACCTCTATACCCGCTATTTCGAATACTTCTGGGACGGGATGAACAAGGTGCTGTTCTTCCTGATCCTGGCGGCATCGCTGGCGGTGATCGGGCGCTATGCGGAGCGGATCTGGCACGCGGGAAGCGGGGCGAAGTAGATCTTTTGCGAGAGGGCTTCCGGGATCCGGAGCCCCTTCTGTTGAGGGCTGTCAGAGCGTGTAAGATGAGGTTTAATGTAAACCAACCTGCTGAATCTACGTCATTTAGCTGAGTAGTGAAGTGGGCTATACTTACGCGATGAGAAACCAGCCATGTCCCACTGATGATTGATTCCGCAGATTTCAGCCAAAAACTCGGGCTTATCTCCCGAAACGTCGAACATACCGAAGCGTTTCTGGCAAGGGGTACAGTGGAGTTTCACCTGCCGGGTTTTTTGCTTCCTGTGGGGTACCTGCTCCTGAAATCGCGTTATGGCGATGAATACCGACTCGTCACCACCGACGACGGCAAGCCTTATACGGCGTATGCCGTAAAGCTGGCATTTCATAAAGAAATTACCTTTCCCCACGGTGCCGCTACGCAAGTGATGGTCTGGCGTACGCCACGCGCAGTCCATCAACGCGTGATAAGCGGATTATCTCAATTATTCTTTCAGTGGGTGCTAAGCGAATACGACATTGTGGTATCAGACAGCGAGCAAACCGGCGACGGACAGCGCTTCTGGCTGCGGATGATCGACTGGGCGTTTACCATGAATTATCAGATCGGTGTGGCGGACGGCACGGTTGGTGAAGAGTGGCACTTAACGCCAGTTAATTCATACGCTGAACTGGAAGAGCGCTGGATAGCGTTCGCCTGGCGTAACGATAGCGACGTGCATCCGCATCGCAGCCTGGTTATCAGTAAAAAGTAACGGGCCGCAAATCGCGGCCCGTTTGTATCAGCACTCAGTCACAATGGTGCTCAGCGGCAGGCGAGATTTTGGCAGTGTGGCGTTGAAATCTTCCACGCTGTGATGCCCAACCGGCACCACCACCAGGCTGGTGAAGCCTTTCTCTTTCAGACCAAACTCTTCGTCGAGGACTGCGGCGTCGAAGCCTTCAATCGGCACTGCATCCAGGCCCATCGCGCCCACGCCCAGCAGGAAGTTGCCGACGTTCAGGTAAACCTGTTTCGCCATCCACTGGTCGTCATCTTTCAGATCGACACGGTGCAGATCGGCGAAGAAGGTGCGGCCTTTGTGGTTGGCGGCTTTCGCTTCTGGCGTGTTGAAACGGCCGTCGGCCTCTTCCTGATCCACCACGCGCGTCAGCCAGGCATCGTCCATCGCGGTTTTGGCGCAGAACACCACCACGTGAGAAGCATCCAACATTTTGCGTTCGTTAAAGACAAAGCCACCGGCTGCGGACTTCGCCACCCGCGCTTTACCTTCCTCGGTGCTGGCGACGATAAAGTGCCACGGCTGCGAGTTGGTGCTGGACGGGCTGTACTGCAGCAGGGTTTTAATCTGTTCCGCCTGGTCGGCAGTCAGTTTTTTGCTCGGATCAAACGCCTTTGTGGAGTGACGTTTTAAGGCAACGGAAATGATATCCATAACTACTCCTGGGTTAACATCGCCCACCGGGGCGAGAAAGGGAAAAGGGTACAAGGGGAAGGGGACAAAGATAAGGGCATTAAGAGCGCTTAACCGCCGGGGCGTAAACGTTTTTGCTCTTTTTTCGGCAGTTTATCCACCACCAGATGCCACGAATCATCGATCAGATCGGCTAGCAGCGCCGGGGTGATATCTTCGGCTGCATAAATCGAAATCCAGTGCTTTTTATTCAGATGGTAGCCGGGCTCGATCCCCCGGTAGATCTGCTGGTTGAGCAGCGATTTTTGCGGATCTGACTTCAGGCTGACGTGCTGGCGTCCATGCGCCACGCCCATCAGCATAAAAATTTTGCCGCCCACTTTAAACACATCGTATTCCGGGCCAAAGGGCCAGCAGTGCTCGGTAAAGGGCAACTCCAGCGCCACCTGCTTTGCGCAGGCGGCGAGCGTTTTACTGTCCATGAATATCCTCTTCGGCTAGCGCTCGCCACATGGCTTCAAAACCCAGCGCCTTAAATTCGGCGGCGCGCGCCGGTTCGCGGGTGGCGAAGGACATCGTCGTCTCCGCCAGCGACAAGAACAGGGCATCGCCAAACAGTCGAAATTCCTCTGACATAAATACCGGGCGGATATGACGACGGCACAGCTCATGCAGTTCCGGGAACATCTCGTGTACCGCCTGTTCGGTTTCGGCGTTAATCTTCTCGCTCACCCCGAGCTGGCGTATTGCGCCGTGGGCCACCGGGTTGCGGATCCCCCAGTCAACGTAGCTGTTCCAGATATTGCGGGTATGCTCTTTCGGCTGGGTGAGGGCACGATCCATATTCGCCAGCATGGTCTGGCACAGATCCTGTTTCAGGTGCAGGTAGAGGGCGTTGAGCAGATCGTCTTTGGTGGCGAAATAGCGAAACAGGGTGCCTTCAGCCACCCCTGCGCTGCGGGCGATTAACGCGGTAGAAGCCGCAATGCCCGACTGGGCAAAAGCGGTGGTTGCCGCGTCCAGCAACGCCAGTTTTTTATCTTCACTTTTCGGACGAGCCACTGCATTTCCTCCAGTTTATGTGCAAAAACCCCGATTGAATCATGCCCTTTGCGGGGCTGCAACGCGGAATGTCA
Coding sequences within it:
- a CDS encoding DUF2157 domain-containing protein → MNVTRKQERLLRRALNEWQQEGALTADEHQRLAASLKRVAMDWQRLSRYAFWTAIACVIIAIGSLFADSELMARIIEFFAFSSIARIGLPALMAGLFYLWGFSRQRRETQWHYSTEAILFLGVFFTAIALWQLGERLDTGSGHIAPLFLLGCAVYGLVGFFGRSGLVWLFFLLSLGNWFGAETGYMSGWGAYWLGMSYPVRFIFFGGALLALCWWLRGMLRKRHLYTTSKAMGLTYLFVALWIMSIFGNYDIDNGYGTTRAALLPWALLFAVAAGICIYISLKTDDGMLRGFGLTFLAINLYTRYFEYFWDGMNKVLFFLILAASLAVIGRYAERIWHAGSGAK
- a CDS encoding MmcQ/YjbR family DNA-binding protein, which codes for MDSKTLAACAKQVALELPFTEHCWPFGPEYDVFKVGGKIFMLMGVAHGRQHVSLKSDPQKSLLNQQIYRGIEPGYHLNKKHWISIYAAEDITPALLADLIDDSWHLVVDKLPKKEQKRLRPGG
- the nfsB gene encoding oxygen-insensitive NAD(P)H nitroreductase, with amino-acid sequence MDIISVALKRHSTKAFDPSKKLTADQAEQIKTLLQYSPSSTNSQPWHFIVASTEEGKARVAKSAAGGFVFNERKMLDASHVVVFCAKTAMDDAWLTRVVDQEEADGRFNTPEAKAANHKGRTFFADLHRVDLKDDDQWMAKQVYLNVGNFLLGVGAMGLDAVPIEGFDAAVLDEEFGLKEKGFTSLVVVPVGHHSVEDFNATLPKSRLPLSTIVTEC
- a CDS encoding TetR/AcrR family transcriptional regulator — translated: MARPKSEDKKLALLDAATTAFAQSGIAASTALIARSAGVAEGTLFRYFATKDDLLNALYLHLKQDLCQTMLANMDRALTQPKEHTRNIWNSYVDWGIRNPVAHGAIRQLGVSEKINAETEQAVHEMFPELHELCRRHIRPVFMSEEFRLFGDALFLSLAETTMSFATREPARAAEFKALGFEAMWRALAEEDIHGQ
- a CDS encoding helix-turn-helix transcriptional regulator codes for the protein MALMSEPVTSLQDDTRKQLGAFLRARRESLDPQRLGLPRSGRRRTPGLRREEVALLADVGVTWYTWLEQGRDVNPSITVMAAVAKALQCTPTEARHLFLLAGLPPGEAPQAVCCEGISEGTRRLLDTLMPKPASIQKPNFDIVAWNDSFGHLMGVDFNDIPPEDRNCIYLFLTHPAWRARLGKRGDVLPIFVSYFRAAMAEHRGDPQWEAKLARFFAVSEEFEALWHQRNDVRGVENQLKLFTHPELGDFHLQQMYWYSAPRNGSRLLVYLPVDDEGERALTWLAEQAQ
- a CDS encoding MFS transporter, coding for MNTSVVSPGRAGLILLLTGQMLPLIDTSITNVALDAITHSLHATATGLELIVALYGVAFAVCLALGSKLGDNLGRRRLFMWGVASFGLASLLCGMAGNIEQLLAARIVQGAGAAMIVPQILATLHVTLKGTAHAKAISLFGGIGGIAFIVGQMGGGWLVSADIAGLGWRNAFFINVPICLLVLALSRRYVPETRRDTPSRIDWTGTALLAAILCCLLFPMALGPQWHWSWPLKAMLLAIIPLAYLMALNARKKERDEAHPLIPPRLMRLGSIRFGVLIALLFFSVWSGFMFCMALTMQTGLGMAPWQSGNSFIALGVTYFVSAWFAPRLIARYSTGTILLTGLAIQITGLLALIVTFRIWGLENTALTLAPATGLVGYGQALIVNSFYRIGMRDIQPDDAGAASAILSTLQQAALGLGPAIFGAILLHALHTHRGDYAEAINVFLVVETVMMIVLALVTLRLRHRLCLPVVKTCQAVK